AGACATCCCGCCGCCCGACCGTGCCGGTCGAGGAGCGCCTGTTCAGCCTCGTGCTGGCGCTGCTCGCCACCGAGCAGGGCCTGACCAAGAACGAGGTCCTCTCCAGCGTCCAGGGGTACCGCCAGCGGTACCGCTCCGGCGGGGACAACGCCAACCTGGAGCGCCAGTTCGAGCGCGACAAGGACGACATCCGCGACCTCGGCGTGCCGCTGGAGACCGTGGAGGCGCCGGGCCAGGAGGGCAACAACCAGCTCCTGCGCTACCGGATCCCGCGCGGCGCCTACGAGCTCCCCGCCGACCTGTCGTTCACCCCGGAGGAGACGACGCTCCTCAACCTCGCGGCCATGGTGTGGCGCGAGGGGTCGCTGTCGGGGGAGTCGCGCCGCGCCCTCATCAAGCTGCGCTCGCTCGGCGTGGAGTCGGACGATCCGGTCATCGGCTACGCGCCCCGGCTGCGCACGCGCGAGGCGGCCTTCGCGCCGCTGGGCGTCGCGCTGGAGCGGCACGTGCTCGTCTCCTTCGGCTACCTCAAGCCGGGGGAGCGGACGGCCAGGATCCGCACGGTCGCCCCCCTCGCGCTCGTCCAGCACCAGGGCCGCTGGCACCTGCACGGCATCGACCAGGACGCCGACGGGCCGCGCACGTTCCTCCTGTCCCGGATCGTCGACCGCGTGCGCGTGACGAGCCGCGGCTTCGTCCCCGAGGGGGAGGACCACGCCGAGCGCGCCCTCGCCGACCTCGACCGCGTGTGGGCGAACGGCGTCGGCGAGGTGGCGGTGGCCCCCGGATCCGACGCGGAGATCCGCCTGCGCCGCCGCCGCGGCACGGAGGACCTCGGCGACGGGCGCCTCCGGGTGCACTACTCGGACACCAACCTGTTCGCCGACGAGGTCGCGGGCTTCGGCCCGGAGGCCCGGGTGATCGCGCCGCCGCGGCTGCGCGACGCCGTGCGCGCCCGGCTCGCCGAGACCGTCGCCGCCCACCGGGAGGACGCATCATGACCGACCGCGCCGCGCCGCTCCAGGCGCAGGACAAGCTGGCCTTCCTGCTGGCCCTCGTGCCGTACCTCACCGACCACGGTCGCGTCAGCGTCAGCCAGGCGGCCGCGCACTTCCGGGTGCCGCCCGAGCAGATCCGGCAGGCCGTGCGCCTCATCGCGGTCTCGGGCGTCCCGGGCTCCACGGCCTCCTACCAGCACGGCGACCTGTTCGACATCGCCTGGGACGACTTCGAGGACAACGACCAGATCGTCATCACGCACATGGTCGCCATCGACGACTCGCCGCGCTTCTCCGCGCGGGAGGCGGCCGCGCTCATCGCCGGGCTCCAGTACGTCTCCTCGCAGGCCGACGCCAGCGACCTCGACCTCGTCGGCCAGCTCATGGCGAAGCTGGCGCGCGGATCCTCGGCGAGCCCCAGCCAGGTCGCGGTCGCGGCCGGCGGGGGCGACGGCACCCGCGACGACCTCCGCCGCGCCATCGCGGACGAGCGGCGCGTCGAGTTCGACTACCGGAGCCCGCGCGGCGGCACGGAGCGCCGCGTCGTGGATCCGCTGCGCCTGGAGTCGATGGACGAGGACTGGTACCTGCGCGGCTGGGATCTGGCCCGCGGCGCCGTCCGTACGTTCCGCCTCGACCGCCTCGACGAGCTCGTCGTCACCGACCTGCCGCCCGAGCACCGCCCGCAGGACGTCGTTCTCGGCGACACCCTGTTCGAGCCGAGCGCCGACGACCTGCGCGTGACGCTCGAGGTCCAGGAGTCGGCGCTGCCCCTCCTCGGCGACTTCGTCGGGGACGAGCGGCCGGAGCCCGTCGCCGGTCGACCCGGCCGCGTCGCCGTCACGGTGCGCGTGGCCCACTACCAGGGCCTCATGCGCCTAGTCGCGGGCATGGCGGGCGTCGTGGTCGTCACGTCGCCGCCGGAGGCGCGGGCGGCGGTGGCCGACTGGGCCGCGCGCGCCGCGGCCGCCTACGACGACGCGGACTGAGCCGCGGCACCGAGCGGCACGGGGCCGGGCTCCGAAGAGACGGCATCGGGAGGACGCCGTCCGGACCAGTGGTCCGCGCAGGGGAACTCCGGGTGAACCGCAATGCCGCGCAGGGTGTCCTGGCGGGTCCCGACGGTAGACTCGTCGCGGATCCCGACAACGACTGTCCGGCCCCCCGACCTGAAGGAACGTGAACCACATGCTCGGAAACCTGACCGGATGGCACCTCGTCATCATCCTCGTCGTCATCGTGCTGCTCTTCGGTTCCACGAAGCTGCCCGCGCTCGCCAAGAGCGTCGGCCAGTCCATGCGCATCTTCAAGGGCGAGGTGAAGACCATGAAGGAGGAGAGCGGCCCCGACCGCCGCGACGACCTCCGCGACGAGGACCGCCGCCGCGACGACGACCGCTACCGCGCGGACGACCGCGACCGTCCCCGCGACTCCGCCCCGCGCGACTACGTGCGCCCCGGCGAGTCCCGCGTCGACGAGCCCCGCTACGACGCCCCGCGCTACGACTCCCCGCGCGACGGCGGGGACTCCCGCCCCAGCGCCTGATCCGTGAGCACCACCGAGCGTCCCCGCCAGAAGAAGCGCGACGCGGAGGGGCGCATGTCCCTCGTCCAGCACCTGCTGGAGCTCAAGAAGCGCCTGTTCATCGCGGGCGTGGCCATCGTCCTGGCGATGGTCGTGGGCTGGTTCCTGTCGTCGTTCGTCCTCGAGGCGCTGCGCCAGCCCATCGAGACGATCAACGCGGA
The genomic region above belongs to Clavibacter phaseoli and contains:
- a CDS encoding helix-turn-helix transcriptional regulator; translated protein: MPETSRRPTVPVEERLFSLVLALLATEQGLTKNEVLSSVQGYRQRYRSGGDNANLERQFERDKDDIRDLGVPLETVEAPGQEGNNQLLRYRIPRGAYELPADLSFTPEETTLLNLAAMVWREGSLSGESRRALIKLRSLGVESDDPVIGYAPRLRTREAAFAPLGVALERHVLVSFGYLKPGERTARIRTVAPLALVQHQGRWHLHGIDQDADGPRTFLLSRIVDRVRVTSRGFVPEGEDHAERALADLDRVWANGVGEVAVAPGSDAEIRLRRRRGTEDLGDGRLRVHYSDTNLFADEVAGFGPEARVIAPPRLRDAVRARLAETVAAHREDAS
- a CDS encoding helix-turn-helix transcriptional regulator — protein: MTDRAAPLQAQDKLAFLLALVPYLTDHGRVSVSQAAAHFRVPPEQIRQAVRLIAVSGVPGSTASYQHGDLFDIAWDDFEDNDQIVITHMVAIDDSPRFSAREAAALIAGLQYVSSQADASDLDLVGQLMAKLARGSSASPSQVAVAAGGGDGTRDDLRRAIADERRVEFDYRSPRGGTERRVVDPLRLESMDEDWYLRGWDLARGAVRTFRLDRLDELVVTDLPPEHRPQDVVLGDTLFEPSADDLRVTLEVQESALPLLGDFVGDERPEPVAGRPGRVAVTVRVAHYQGLMRLVAGMAGVVVVTSPPEARAAVADWAARAAAAYDDAD
- the tatA gene encoding Sec-independent protein translocase subunit TatA, with translation MLGNLTGWHLVIILVVIVLLFGSTKLPALAKSVGQSMRIFKGEVKTMKEESGPDRRDDLRDEDRRRDDDRYRADDRDRPRDSAPRDYVRPGESRVDEPRYDAPRYDSPRDGGDSRPSA